The following DNA comes from Mucilaginibacter jinjuensis.
GTAATGCAGGGTTACATCCCTGAAGTGCCGGTTTACAAAACTCCTTATTTAGATGCAGTATCGAACCCGGTTGACCACCAAATGCAGATAACGCATGACTGAGCTGGCTAACATACAACGCTGGCTCACTTCTATCATCGTAAAACCGGGAACTTTACATGATAAAATAAAATTGGCCGACGATTATTATAAGCTCAACAACACAGAAGTTGTACAGCCATCCTTACGGCAAACATCGGCACAAAGAATCGAGATCTATGCCCGTGGTTACGTAGCACGTTTACTGGAATGCATGGAGGCCGAGTATCCTGCAATTTGCCATTTATTGGGCGACGAGCTTTTCCACACCTTTGTGCGTGCTTACTTAGTTGAGCAACCATCAACCTCGCCCGATCTTTATGATCTGGGTAAAAACTTTGCCGCTTTCCTCAAAGCATCTCAGCCTAAAAGCACAGATCAATCCAGTGAATTTGACTTACCCGTAGAGCTGGCTATACTGGAACGATCGTTGGCCGAAGTTGCACGAATTAAAGGCCTGGAAGCTATGGCTGTTAAACCTAATAACCATCACGACTTATTATACCTATTTAATACGAGTAATATTCAGGCTTCGCCGGGTTTAATATTATTAAAACTCAAC
Coding sequences within:
- a CDS encoding DNA-binding domain-containing protein — encoded protein: MTELANIQRWLTSIIVKPGTLHDKIKLADDYYKLNNTEVVQPSLRQTSAQRIEIYARGYVARLLECMEAEYPAICHLLGDELFHTFVRAYLVEQPSTSPDLYDLGKNFAAFLKASQPKSTDQSSEFDLPVELAILERSLAEVARIKGLEAMAVKPNNHHDLLYLFNTSNIQASPGLILLKLNWPLADYVKAVYQNQEAEIPEKRESLLAISRMHYRIKFQEIEYWQWCFLQALQTNANYTEAISMAAEQATIAKDTLMADLILWLPVALNFGYIYKNE